From the Entomomonas sp. E2T0 genome, one window contains:
- a CDS encoding thioesterase domain-containing protein has product MTEVCDYLQNVLNEEIPLTQALQVKVVSWQDKKLSLTLPLAPNINHMSSAFGGSLYCGAVLAGWGWMHLYLKELGITDGHIVIQEGQIVYPHPVLGDAIAICYPPDEKEWAKFEKVFKRHKKGRLALNTVIMYEGKEAVTFNGQFVVYCEH; this is encoded by the coding sequence ATGACCGAAGTGTGTGACTATTTGCAGAATGTGCTTAATGAAGAAATACCTCTTACCCAAGCATTGCAAGTAAAAGTAGTAAGTTGGCAAGATAAAAAACTATCACTTACACTGCCATTAGCTCCTAATATTAATCATATGAGTAGTGCCTTTGGTGGTAGCTTATATTGTGGTGCTGTACTCGCAGGTTGGGGATGGATGCATCTCTATTTGAAAGAGTTAGGCATTACCGATGGTCATATTGTTATACAAGAAGGACAAATAGTTTATCCTCATCCTGTATTAGGTGATGCTATAGCCATTTGTTATCCACCTGATGAAAAAGAGTGGGCAAAATTTGAAAAGGTTTTCAAGCGTCATAAAAAAGGCCGTTTAGCACTGAATACAGTCATTATGTATGAAGGCAAGGAAGCAGTAACTTTTAATGGACAGTTTGTAGTCTATTGTGAACATTGA
- a CDS encoding class I SAM-dependent methyltransferase: MKILDSLTNYLQSIVPDAVLEVQQVAGTTIRLWLISPNNMQQKIFDSVEIMRILQQPPYWCFCWSSGAALCQKILQNPELVANKRILDFGAGSGCVGIAASLAGAKEVTVCDLDPVALQACRANAQLNGAKLNYLADFTMTDDHYDLIVAADILYDRDNFSWLDVFPSKADHVLLADSRVKNFQHKQYQLLATMESETLPDLLEPSEFRNVKLYQTVH; encoded by the coding sequence TTGAAAATACTTGATTCATTAACCAATTATTTACAATCAATTGTTCCAGATGCTGTATTAGAAGTACAGCAGGTGGCTGGTACAACGATTCGATTATGGTTAATTTCTCCCAACAATATGCAACAAAAAATTTTTGACAGTGTTGAAATAATGCGTATTTTACAACAGCCACCCTATTGGTGTTTTTGTTGGAGTAGCGGTGCTGCACTATGTCAAAAAATACTGCAAAACCCTGAGTTAGTTGCTAATAAAAGAATATTGGATTTTGGCGCTGGTTCTGGTTGTGTGGGAATTGCTGCAAGCCTTGCTGGTGCTAAAGAAGTGACAGTGTGTGACTTAGACCCTGTTGCTTTACAAGCCTGTCGGGCGAATGCACAGTTAAATGGAGCTAAGTTAAATTATTTAGCTGATTTTACGATGACAGATGATCACTATGATCTTATTGTTGCAGCAGATATTTTATATGATCGCGATAATTTTTCATGGTTAGATGTATTTCCTAGCAAGGCAGACCATGTATTATTAGCTGACTCAAGAGTAAAAAATTTTCAACATAAGCAGTATCAGTTATTAGCTACTATGGAATCAGAAACGTTACCTGATTTATTAGAGCCCTCTGAGTTTCGTAATGTGAAGCTGTATCAAACAGTCCATTAA
- a CDS encoding rhodanese-like domain-containing protein encodes MSEFSQLPLVIEPKELLDRLSAPELILVDLGNQLRYQQGHIAHAHCVEPKQTQSQTGFFGLLPDKLSLEYLFGQLGHNSAATYVIYDDEGGGWAGRFIWLLDSIGHHNYHYLNGGLHAWMAEGYPLSTELPEVSVTSPLLTIDEQPTATLDYLQSRLGADDLVIWDARSVAEYNGEKLLAAKGGHIPDAVNFEWTAGMDSEHGLRIRSDIADCLEQLGITKDKEVITHCQSHHRSGFTYLVAKALGYPRVKAYAGSWSEWGNHPNTVVEN; translated from the coding sequence ATGTCTGAATTTTCTCAATTACCTCTAGTTATTGAACCTAAAGAGTTATTGGATCGATTATCTGCACCTGAATTAATTTTAGTCGATTTAGGTAATCAACTCCGTTATCAGCAAGGCCATATTGCCCATGCTCATTGTGTAGAACCAAAACAAACACAATCACAAACAGGATTTTTTGGTTTATTACCTGATAAATTATCTTTAGAATACTTGTTCGGACAATTAGGACACAACTCTGCCGCCACTTATGTGATCTATGATGATGAGGGTGGTGGTTGGGCTGGACGTTTTATTTGGTTATTAGATTCAATAGGGCATCATAATTATCATTATTTAAATGGTGGTTTGCATGCATGGATGGCTGAAGGTTATCCATTATCTACAGAGTTACCTGAGGTGTCCGTTACATCACCGCTATTGACTATCGATGAGCAACCAACAGCAACCCTTGACTATTTACAGAGTCGCTTAGGTGCTGATGATTTGGTTATATGGGATGCTCGTTCTGTTGCTGAATATAATGGTGAAAAACTATTAGCTGCTAAAGGTGGACATATTCCTGATGCAGTAAATTTTGAATGGACAGCAGGTATGGATAGTGAACATGGTTTAAGGATTCGTAGTGATATCGCTGATTGTTTAGAACAATTAGGTATTACTAAGGATAAGGAAGTCATTACACATTGCCAGAGTCATCATCGTTCTGGATTTACTTATTTAGTAGCAAAGGCATTAGGATATCCTAGGGTTAAGGCTTATGCAGGGTCATGGTCTGAATGGGGGAACCATCCTAATACAGTAGTGGAAAATTAA
- the asd gene encoding archaetidylserine decarboxylase (Phosphatidylserine decarboxylase is synthesized as a single chain precursor. Generation of the pyruvoyl active site from a Ser is coupled to cleavage of a Gly-Ser bond between the larger (beta) and smaller (alpha chains). It is an integral membrane protein.) — protein MTFKQRLFIIAQHITPQHLLSRIIGFLAESQAPWFKNKLISWFIDRYKVNMSEAVYESYHEYKNFNEFFTRPLKEGMRPIDMAADAVVCPADGAVSELGTIHEGRVLQAKGHDYSLADLLGGDTERAKPFLNGEFATIYLSPRDYHRVHMPVTGTLTEMIYVPGQLFSVNQTTAENVSSLFARNERVVCMFDTEYGQMAVVLVGAMIVASIETVWAGMVTPPKRLLKTTKYNDETRQPIVLEKGAELGRFKLGSTAIMVFEPNRIVWNEELKSLVPTKMGQRIAKLV, from the coding sequence ATGACATTTAAACAACGACTTTTTATTATTGCTCAGCACATAACGCCACAGCATTTATTATCAAGAATAATAGGTTTTTTAGCAGAGTCACAAGCACCTTGGTTCAAAAATAAGCTCATTAGTTGGTTTATAGATCGTTATAAAGTGAATATGAGTGAAGCGGTTTATGAAAGTTATCATGAATATAAAAATTTTAATGAGTTTTTTACTCGCCCATTAAAAGAGGGTATGCGCCCTATTGATATGGCAGCTGATGCGGTAGTATGCCCAGCAGATGGTGCAGTAAGTGAGTTAGGTACTATTCATGAAGGACGCGTTTTACAAGCTAAAGGTCATGATTATAGCTTGGCTGATTTATTAGGTGGCGACACAGAGCGTGCTAAACCTTTTTTAAATGGTGAGTTTGCCACTATCTACTTATCACCAAGAGATTATCATCGTGTGCATATGCCCGTTACAGGTACATTAACAGAAATGATTTATGTACCAGGCCAATTATTTTCAGTGAACCAAACAACTGCAGAAAATGTCTCAAGTTTATTCGCTCGTAATGAGCGCGTAGTATGTATGTTTGATACTGAATATGGTCAAATGGCTGTTGTGCTAGTGGGAGCTATGATTGTAGCCAGTATTGAAACAGTATGGGCTGGAATGGTTACGCCCCCAAAACGATTATTAAAAACGACTAAATATAATGATGAAACAAGGCAACCAATTGTTTTAGAAAAAGGTGCAGAGTTAGGGCGTTTTAAATTAGGCTCTACAGCGATCATGGTATTCGAGCCTAATCGCATTGTTTGGAATGAAGAACTTAAATCATTAGTACCGACTAAAATGGGTCAACGTATTGCAAAATTAGTGTAA